In the genome of Salinispirillum sp. LH 10-3-1, one region contains:
- a CDS encoding TMEM165/GDT1 family protein, producing MEAFLYSTLAVTLAEIGDKTQLLSLFLIARFKRPWPVLWGIIVATLLNHGVSAWLGHWMAGLLPAHWLPLIVGGSFILLGAWVLIPDKDDGADSRWLGMGAFTASFVLFFIAEIGDKTQVATVLLAARFDNLVAVIIGTTLGMVLANAPVIFGGQWLMQRVSLTWIRGLSAALFMLFGVLALLHGYR from the coding sequence ATGGAGGCTTTTCTCTACTCAACGCTCGCCGTCACCCTGGCCGAAATCGGCGACAAAACCCAGCTGTTGTCGCTCTTCCTGATAGCGCGCTTTAAGCGCCCATGGCCTGTGCTGTGGGGCATTATCGTTGCCACGCTACTCAACCACGGCGTTTCCGCTTGGCTTGGTCACTGGATGGCTGGATTACTGCCTGCGCACTGGTTGCCGCTGATTGTTGGCGGCAGTTTCATTTTACTCGGTGCTTGGGTGCTGATACCCGACAAAGACGATGGTGCAGACTCGCGCTGGCTGGGCATGGGGGCTTTTACGGCGTCCTTCGTACTGTTTTTCATTGCTGAAATCGGCGATAAAACCCAGGTGGCTACCGTGCTGCTGGCCGCACGTTTCGATAATTTAGTGGCTGTTATCATCGGCACGACGCTGGGAATGGTGTTGGCTAATGCACCAGTGATCTTCGGTGGACAGTGGTTAATGCAGCGCGTTTCCCTCACATGGATACGCGGACTTTCCGCAGCGCTGTTTATGCTGTTCGGGGTGTTGGCATTGCTGCACGGGTATCGATAA
- a CDS encoding type I restriction endonuclease subunit R → MTEDQLEQEVLGWLSEVGYTPVNGYDIAPDGPAAERADYVQPLLLERLKASIARLNPHIPLVAQDDALAQLKELGIPALMSANRRFHNLLLSGVPVQYQKDGETRGDFVQLIDWENSPGSNEFLAANQYTLKGPKHSRRPDIILFINGLPLVLIELKNPADVHADIWKAFDQIQTYKEQIPDVFQYNEILVISDGSEARMGSLSANAERFMQWRTIDGANLDPLGQFDELETMVHGVFAPEYLLDYLRFFVLFEDDGTLVKKIAGYHQFHAVRSAIQQVVTASRDDVQAKHKGKGGVVWHTQGSGKSITMTCFAARVMREAAMENPTIVVITDRNDLDGQLFGVFSLAQDLLREQPVQVDTRQDLREKLSNRPSGGIVFATIQKFAPGADEDKFPVLSTRHNIVVIADEAHRTQYGFDAKLKEKTHVREAAEPKATYNVFQVGYAQHLRDALPNATFVAFTGTPVSSEDRDTRAVFGDYIHIYDMQQAKEDGATVAIYYESRLAKLSLKQDELPQVDDDVDELAEDEEEEQQSKLKSKWAALERVVGAAPRIQQVAQDLVAHFDERNKAQQGKAMVVAMSREICVHLYNEIVSLRPEWHDDDPEKGGIKVIMTGSASDKALLRPHIHPKQVKKRLEKRFKDPADPLQLVIVRDMWLTGFDAPCVHTLYVDKPMKGHNLMQAIARVNRVFKDKQGGLVVDYIGIANELKAALKEYSASNGRGKPTVDAAEAWAVLEEKLDILRGMLHGFDYGDFGVSSHKLIAGAANHVLGVQDGKRRFADTTLAMSKAFSLCCTLDEAKAVREEVAFLQAVKVLLTKREISNKKRSDEEKEQAIRQIIGQAIVSDQVVDIFDAVGLDKPNIGLLDDEFLNEVRNLPERNLAVELLERLLEGQIKTRFASNVIQQKKFSEMLINVVIRYQNRSIETAQVMEELVEMAKKFREAAKRGEELGLSDDEVKFYDALVNNQAAVLELGDETLKKIAHELTENLRKNISIDWSKRESVRASLRLMVKRILRKYKYPPDQAEEAIQLVLQQAEALGEEWV, encoded by the coding sequence ATGACGGAAGACCAGTTAGAGCAGGAAGTGCTGGGATGGCTGAGCGAGGTTGGCTATACACCGGTTAATGGCTATGACATTGCCCCGGACGGACCCGCTGCCGAGCGCGCTGATTATGTGCAGCCCTTGTTACTCGAACGCCTTAAGGCATCGATTGCCCGCTTAAATCCCCATATCCCCCTAGTAGCTCAAGATGATGCGCTGGCTCAGCTTAAGGAGCTGGGTATACCGGCGCTGATGTCAGCCAACCGACGTTTTCACAACCTGCTGTTAAGCGGCGTGCCGGTGCAGTACCAAAAAGACGGTGAAACCCGTGGTGATTTTGTTCAGCTGATTGACTGGGAAAACAGCCCCGGCAGCAATGAGTTTTTAGCGGCCAACCAATACACCCTCAAAGGACCGAAGCATTCGCGCCGGCCAGACATCATTCTGTTTATTAACGGCTTGCCGCTGGTGCTGATTGAGCTAAAAAACCCGGCCGATGTGCATGCCGACATCTGGAAGGCGTTCGATCAAATTCAAACCTACAAAGAACAAATCCCTGATGTATTTCAGTACAACGAAATACTGGTGATCAGCGATGGCTCGGAAGCGCGCATGGGCTCGCTCTCGGCCAATGCTGAGCGCTTTATGCAGTGGCGTACCATAGATGGCGCTAACCTGGATCCTTTGGGGCAGTTTGATGAACTGGAAACCATGGTGCATGGCGTGTTTGCACCAGAGTACTTGCTGGATTACCTGCGCTTTTTTGTGTTGTTTGAAGACGATGGCACCCTGGTAAAAAAGATAGCCGGTTATCATCAGTTCCATGCGGTGCGCTCGGCGATTCAGCAGGTGGTGACCGCTTCGCGTGATGATGTGCAGGCCAAGCATAAAGGCAAAGGTGGGGTGGTGTGGCATACTCAGGGCAGTGGTAAAAGCATTACCATGACTTGCTTTGCTGCTCGGGTGATGCGTGAAGCCGCGATGGAAAATCCGACCATTGTCGTGATCACCGACCGTAATGACCTTGACGGCCAGTTGTTTGGCGTATTTTCGCTGGCGCAAGACTTATTGCGCGAGCAACCAGTGCAGGTGGATACGCGGCAAGACTTACGCGAAAAGCTCAGCAACCGACCTTCGGGCGGGATTGTCTTTGCCACTATTCAAAAGTTTGCTCCGGGTGCTGATGAGGATAAGTTCCCAGTGCTTTCCACTCGACATAATATCGTGGTGATTGCTGATGAGGCGCATCGCACCCAGTACGGCTTTGATGCCAAGTTGAAAGAAAAAACCCACGTCAGAGAGGCAGCAGAGCCTAAAGCGACGTACAACGTGTTTCAAGTTGGCTACGCACAGCACCTTCGTGACGCCTTACCCAACGCTACTTTTGTGGCTTTTACCGGTACACCGGTATCCAGTGAAGACCGTGATACTCGTGCGGTGTTTGGCGATTATATTCACATCTACGACATGCAGCAGGCGAAAGAAGATGGTGCTACGGTGGCCATATACTATGAGTCGCGTTTGGCAAAGCTCAGCCTGAAGCAGGATGAATTGCCGCAAGTAGATGATGACGTAGACGAGTTGGCCGAGGACGAAGAGGAAGAGCAGCAGAGTAAGTTGAAAAGTAAGTGGGCAGCGCTTGAGCGCGTAGTCGGTGCTGCACCTCGTATTCAGCAGGTTGCCCAAGATCTAGTAGCGCATTTTGACGAAAGAAATAAAGCTCAGCAGGGTAAAGCCATGGTGGTCGCGATGAGTCGCGAGATCTGTGTACACCTGTACAACGAAATTGTGTCGCTGCGCCCAGAATGGCATGACGATGACCCCGAAAAGGGCGGTATTAAAGTGATTATGACTGGCTCAGCCAGCGACAAAGCCTTGTTGCGGCCACACATTCACCCTAAGCAGGTGAAAAAGCGACTGGAGAAGCGCTTTAAAGACCCGGCAGATCCGTTGCAGCTAGTGATCGTGCGCGATATGTGGCTGACGGGTTTTGATGCACCTTGCGTGCATACTTTGTATGTCGATAAGCCGATGAAAGGACACAACCTGATGCAGGCTATTGCTCGCGTAAATCGGGTATTTAAAGACAAACAAGGTGGTTTGGTGGTGGATTACATAGGCATCGCCAATGAGCTTAAAGCCGCTCTTAAGGAATACTCCGCCAGCAATGGCCGAGGTAAACCTACCGTGGATGCTGCAGAAGCCTGGGCAGTGCTGGAAGAGAAGCTCGACATACTGCGCGGTATGCTGCATGGCTTTGACTATGGTGACTTTGGCGTCAGTAGCCATAAGTTGATTGCTGGTGCGGCTAACCATGTGCTGGGCGTTCAGGATGGAAAGAGGCGCTTTGCCGATACGACGCTTGCCATGAGTAAAGCCTTCAGCTTGTGCTGTACGCTGGACGAAGCTAAAGCGGTACGAGAGGAAGTTGCCTTTCTGCAGGCCGTGAAGGTGTTGCTGACTAAGCGCGAAATCAGTAATAAAAAGCGCAGTGATGAAGAAAAGGAACAGGCAATTCGGCAGATTATCGGTCAGGCCATAGTGTCTGATCAGGTAGTGGATATTTTCGATGCGGTCGGTTTGGATAAGCCCAATATCGGACTGTTAGATGATGAGTTTTTGAATGAGGTGCGAAACCTGCCTGAACGCAACTTGGCGGTTGAACTTTTGGAGCGCTTGCTGGAAGGTCAGATAAAGACTCGCTTTGCCAGTAACGTAATTCAGCAAAAGAAATTCTCCGAGATGCTCATCAATGTGGTCATTCGTTATCAAAACCGCAGCATAGAAACCGCTCAGGTCATGGAAGAATTGGTCGAGATGGCGAAGAAATTCCGCGAAGCAGCCAAGCGTGGCGAAGAACTCGGTTTGTCAGATGACGAGGTGAAATTTTACGATGCTTTGGTGAACAATCAAGCGGCTGTACTGGAGCTGGGGGACGAAACGCTTAAGAAAATTGCTCATGAGCTTACCGAAAATCTGCGTAAGAACATCAGTATCGATTGGAGTAAGCGTGAGAGCGTGCGTGCCAGTTTGCGACTGATGGTTAAGCGTATCCTGCGTAAATATAAGTACCCGCCAGACCAAGCTGAGGAAGCGATTCAGCTCGTGTTACAGCAGGCAGAGGCATTGGGAGAAGAGTGGGTGTGA
- a CDS encoding BolA/IbaG family iron-sulfur metabolism protein, giving the protein MSVQDTIIEKLQDALNPVHLSVENESHKHSVPPNSETHFKVTIVAESLRGQTPVRRHQMVYNALQQELAGPVHALAIHAFAPDEWQGAAPASPDCLGGSKRA; this is encoded by the coding sequence ATGAGCGTACAGGACACCATCATCGAGAAACTGCAGGATGCTTTGAACCCGGTGCATCTGTCGGTTGAGAACGAAAGCCACAAGCACAGCGTCCCGCCCAATTCAGAGACGCATTTTAAAGTGACGATTGTTGCGGAAAGCTTACGTGGTCAGACACCGGTACGCCGTCATCAAATGGTGTACAACGCGTTGCAGCAGGAGCTGGCAGGACCCGTGCACGCACTGGCAATACATGCTTTTGCGCCGGATGAGTGGCAGGGGGCGGCGCCAGCGTCGCCAGATTGCCTAGGCGGAAGCAAGCGCGCTTAA
- the dsbD gene encoding protein-disulfide reductase DsbD yields MKQVVQFLLVWLSVGAVYAQTHTFLPVDEALRMSHYSDRGELVVDWVIEPEHYMYKERTRIEMGPGQSAQMGDVQLPNHYIAKYDEFFDETLNVYYDYLTLTVPVVADQPVTFTVHYQGCAEAGLCYPPQARTVTFDPSGMADANVSSSATARGLPSDLTGGGLAGFLTQGSLLLSIGLFFALGVGLVFTPCVLPMVPIMSALVMGENRPSTGRAIAIAVTYVVAMALTYALAGLLAASLGAAGNIQATMQTPWVLTVFAVVFALLALAMFGVFSMQLPAGMSQAITGLQNRIQRGNLASIAVIGSLSALVVSPCVSAPLAGALIYISATGDMALGFFALLALGLGMGMPLILVAVGGARWLPRSGPWMVQVKNFFGVLLLGVAIWLLSRWLNPIITLALWGLLALGYAVALGVFDAFRQPVHRFRQAIGLLMLIYGVAALWGALGGATNPLQPVARAGGAGGASTQAEVNPFYRVGDVAELRVQLAQAADSGQPVMLDFYADWCISCKVMKRTIFSQDDVQALLTDYRWLQIDVTQNNREQQALLNEYGLFGPPAILFFDQEGVWKTGLTVQGEVSKTQFLRHMGLI; encoded by the coding sequence TTGAAGCAGGTTGTCCAATTTCTGCTGGTGTGGCTGTCCGTCGGGGCAGTGTACGCTCAGACGCACACATTTTTGCCGGTGGATGAAGCGCTGCGCATGTCTCACTACTCTGATCGTGGCGAGTTGGTTGTAGACTGGGTTATTGAACCCGAACACTACATGTACAAAGAGCGCACACGCATTGAGATGGGCCCCGGGCAGTCGGCTCAAATGGGTGATGTACAACTGCCGAATCACTACATTGCGAAGTACGACGAGTTCTTCGATGAAACACTGAATGTCTATTATGACTATCTCACCCTTACAGTACCTGTCGTTGCTGATCAGCCGGTGACGTTCACGGTGCATTATCAGGGCTGTGCTGAAGCTGGACTCTGTTATCCGCCACAGGCACGTACCGTCACCTTTGACCCTTCGGGTATGGCCGATGCCAATGTGAGCAGTTCCGCCACGGCGCGCGGATTGCCCAGTGACCTGACCGGTGGTGGCCTGGCGGGTTTTTTAACACAGGGCTCGTTGCTGTTGTCGATTGGATTGTTTTTTGCGTTGGGTGTGGGCTTGGTGTTTACCCCTTGCGTGCTGCCCATGGTGCCTATCATGTCGGCCCTGGTGATGGGAGAAAATCGCCCTAGCACAGGTCGCGCCATTGCGATTGCAGTGACCTATGTCGTGGCGATGGCGTTGACCTACGCCTTGGCGGGGTTGCTGGCCGCTTCGCTCGGTGCGGCTGGCAACATTCAGGCGACCATGCAGACGCCTTGGGTGTTGACGGTTTTTGCGGTGGTATTTGCTTTGTTGGCGCTGGCGATGTTTGGGGTGTTTTCCATGCAGTTGCCCGCTGGTATGAGCCAAGCGATTACCGGATTACAAAACCGCATTCAACGGGGCAATCTTGCCAGTATTGCAGTGATTGGTAGTCTGTCCGCGTTGGTTGTATCGCCCTGTGTCAGTGCTCCCCTGGCCGGTGCGTTGATTTATATCTCGGCGACCGGTGACATGGCGCTGGGCTTCTTCGCCCTGTTGGCGTTGGGATTGGGCATGGGGATGCCGTTGATTCTGGTGGCCGTGGGTGGTGCGCGTTGGCTGCCGCGCAGTGGGCCTTGGATGGTGCAGGTAAAGAATTTCTTTGGCGTGTTGCTCTTGGGGGTCGCTATCTGGCTGTTGAGCCGGTGGTTAAACCCGATTATCACGCTGGCCCTGTGGGGGCTGTTGGCGTTGGGTTACGCCGTGGCTTTAGGGGTGTTTGATGCGTTTCGTCAACCGGTTCATCGCTTCCGGCAGGCCATTGGGCTACTGATGTTGATCTACGGTGTGGCTGCACTGTGGGGGGCGCTGGGTGGCGCAACGAATCCACTGCAGCCTGTTGCCCGAGCGGGTGGTGCCGGTGGCGCTTCGACGCAAGCAGAAGTGAATCCGTTTTATCGGGTTGGCGATGTGGCGGAATTGCGGGTGCAGTTGGCACAGGCGGCGGACAGCGGCCAGCCCGTGATGTTGGATTTCTATGCCGACTGGTGCATCTCTTGTAAAGTCATGAAACGCACTATTTTTAGTCAGGATGATGTACAAGCGCTGTTGACCGACTATCGTTGGTTGCAGATTGATGTGACGCAGAATAATCGTGAACAACAGGCGCTGCTGAACGAATATGGGCTCTTTGGGCCGCCAGCCATCCTCTTTTTTGATCAAGAAGGGGTTTGGAAAACAGGGCTCACAGTGCAGGGTGAAGTCAGTAAAACACAGTTTTTGCGCCACATGGGCTTGATCTGA
- a CDS encoding restriction endonuclease subunit S: protein MSSEWVLQKLSTLGTFDRGKSKHRPRDAAHLYGGPYPFIQTGDVTASGGRITTYRQTYSEAGLAQSRLWPVNTLCITIAANIAETGLLTFPACFPDSVVGFTADPKKADIRFIEYIFQAFRASVKSKAYGSVQENINLEVLRNLEFPIPSLNNQKKIADFFTLIDDRIALLRETNTTLEAIAQALFKSWFVDFDPVHANAGTQAPSLPADIQALFPSRLVESPQGLIPEGWEWKQLVEAYEINPKRQLKKGAVAKYLDMASVQTQGHVTADVIEREFGSGTKFCNGDTLLARITPCLENGKTAFVDFLDPDEIGWGSTEFVVLKPKAPLPDFHGYLLARQSVFRDFAIQSMSGTSGRQRVQNDVLGSFTIAMPDERVANAFSQVVTPIQQSISANHRKAQTLANLRDTLLPRLISGQLRLPEAEVVLVEVS, encoded by the coding sequence ATGAGTTCTGAGTGGGTATTGCAGAAGTTATCGACACTTGGAACATTCGATCGGGGCAAGTCGAAGCATCGACCGCGTGATGCAGCTCATTTATACGGTGGTCCTTATCCTTTCATTCAAACTGGTGACGTTACAGCATCAGGAGGGAGAATAACTACATATCGGCAAACTTATTCTGAGGCAGGATTGGCGCAGAGTAGGTTATGGCCAGTCAATACGCTTTGTATCACTATTGCTGCCAATATTGCGGAAACAGGCCTATTAACATTTCCCGCATGTTTTCCTGATAGTGTTGTCGGTTTTACGGCAGATCCTAAAAAAGCAGACATTAGATTTATCGAGTATATTTTCCAAGCGTTTAGAGCTTCGGTTAAAAGCAAGGCTTATGGAAGTGTTCAGGAGAACATTAATCTCGAAGTGCTGAGGAATTTAGAGTTCCCTATACCTTCTTTAAATAATCAAAAGAAAATTGCTGACTTTTTCACCCTGATAGACGACCGCATAGCCCTGCTACGCGAAACCAACACCACCTTAGAAGCCATCGCCCAGGCGCTGTTCAAATCCTGGTTTGTCGATTTTGACCCAGTGCACGCCAATGCCGGCACGCAAGCCCCCAGCCTGCCAGCTGACATCCAAGCGCTATTCCCCTCCCGCCTGGTGGAATCCCCGCAGGGGTTGATACCGGAGGGGTGGGAGTGGAAGCAACTTGTTGAAGCTTATGAAATAAATCCTAAAAGACAACTAAAAAAGGGGGCGGTAGCGAAATACTTGGATATGGCCAGTGTTCAGACACAAGGCCATGTTACAGCAGATGTTATTGAACGGGAGTTTGGTTCAGGTACAAAGTTCTGCAATGGCGACACTTTGCTGGCGCGAATTACACCATGCCTTGAAAATGGTAAAACGGCATTCGTTGATTTTTTAGATCCTGATGAAATTGGTTGGGGATCCACAGAGTTTGTTGTCTTGAAGCCAAAAGCACCATTACCAGATTTTCATGGCTACTTATTGGCGAGACAATCGGTTTTCAGAGATTTTGCAATTCAAAGTATGTCAGGTACCAGCGGGCGACAACGTGTTCAAAATGATGTGTTAGGCAGTTTTACTATTGCAATGCCAGATGAGAGAGTCGCTAATGCATTTTCGCAAGTGGTTACCCCAATACAGCAAAGTATTTCAGCTAATCATAGGAAAGCTCAAACACTCGCTAACTTGCGAGACACCTTACTTCCCCGTCTAATTTCCGGCCAGTTGCGTTTGCCAGAGGCTGAAGTAGTTTTGGTAGAGGTGTCATAA
- a CDS encoding AAA family ATPase: MKGFSNPEAREFLQRMKTEKNHEWFSAAITVIRATFPNADVWLTGGMDKQYIDVRIGRKTRDSKAGQPVLYVFCRKGWDEPKLETSESQLNSTFVLTPSSHRTVSELTAFFAENSEVFSAVKHKLEGSGLNPDDYGYEVSDDLLYKEKIIKSITLPLNQILYGPPGTGKTYETIRAALAILDPESVADYDAMMQPSRTPAEKQNARQVLKARFDLLHHDNYVQFVTFHQSFSYEDFVEGIRAEADEVTKQIQYQVVDGVFKSLCELADVRVTKQAEAPVDLSGRRVWKMSLGNTLGSDASIYDECIENDCILLGYGDNIDFSACNTRAEIRAQFEQQGISLNGNNDYNLTSVSIFITKMKLGDLVVVSDGNFKFRAIAEITGDYDYHPHPDYDDGYAQKRKVKWLRQFTPSLPHTELLTGQFSQMTLYELKKPSLDKVKLETLLGTKTSAASSANFSIGQVIGRDYKIVRVTPDLVELKKPNDNLLPFAMSMLDELATAVRQGKITVEDIRKKTAIEKLPGSNLEPYLVNGYQNVLAPLVQFMLSVNSEKLKGTAPNARVLIIDEINRGNISRIFGELITLIEPSKRAGAGEELEVVLPYSKKRFKVPSNLYIIGTMNTADRSLAGLDLALRRRFTFVEMPPKPELLDGLMVEGIDIGQMLRVMNQRITALLDRDHCIGHAYFMPLFDSPSLQRLADIFSQNILPLLQEYFFEDWQRIRWILADQTKSVSFAFVVNDEQIDAQQLFPSVAQFKPRECWRINTSAFMQVEAYQRIYQAEKEVTGPEA; the protein is encoded by the coding sequence ATGAAAGGTTTTTCTAATCCGGAAGCGCGTGAATTTTTACAACGGATGAAGACTGAAAAAAACCATGAATGGTTTAGTGCTGCAATTACTGTAATCAGGGCCACATTCCCTAATGCTGATGTTTGGTTAACTGGCGGGATGGATAAACAATACATCGACGTTCGAATTGGCCGTAAGACTAGAGACAGTAAGGCAGGTCAGCCGGTTCTGTATGTCTTTTGTCGCAAAGGCTGGGATGAGCCGAAACTGGAGACTAGCGAAAGCCAACTGAACTCCACTTTTGTTCTCACTCCAAGCAGTCATCGAACCGTTTCAGAACTAACAGCATTTTTTGCTGAGAACAGTGAAGTGTTCTCGGCTGTAAAACACAAGTTGGAGGGCAGTGGTTTAAACCCCGATGATTATGGTTACGAAGTAAGTGATGACTTGCTATATAAGGAAAAAATAATTAAGAGTATAACCTTGCCCCTGAACCAAATTCTCTATGGCCCGCCCGGCACTGGAAAAACCTACGAAACAATTCGAGCTGCGCTTGCCATTCTCGATCCTGAATCAGTAGCGGACTATGATGCCATGATGCAACCGTCTAGAACTCCTGCAGAAAAGCAAAATGCGCGTCAGGTGTTAAAAGCGCGGTTTGACCTTCTGCACCATGACAACTACGTCCAGTTTGTGACCTTTCATCAAAGCTTTAGCTATGAGGATTTCGTTGAGGGTATTAGGGCGGAGGCAGATGAGGTAACCAAACAAATTCAGTATCAAGTGGTAGATGGTGTTTTTAAAAGCTTGTGCGAGCTTGCAGACGTTCGGGTCACAAAACAAGCCGAAGCACCGGTTGATTTGTCAGGCCGAAGGGTTTGGAAAATGTCCTTAGGTAACACCTTAGGCAGTGATGCTAGCATCTACGACGAGTGTATTGAGAACGACTGTATATTACTGGGCTATGGTGACAACATAGACTTTTCTGCTTGTAACACAAGAGCTGAGATCCGAGCTCAGTTTGAGCAGCAAGGAATAAGCTTAAATGGCAATAATGATTACAACTTAACCAGCGTGAGCATCTTCATCACTAAAATGAAGTTGGGTGATTTGGTTGTAGTGAGTGATGGAAATTTTAAGTTCCGTGCAATCGCGGAAATCACTGGTGACTATGATTATCATCCACACCCAGACTATGACGATGGTTATGCACAGAAAAGAAAAGTGAAGTGGTTACGTCAATTCACACCTTCGTTGCCGCATACAGAGCTACTCACCGGACAATTTAGCCAAATGACATTGTATGAGCTGAAGAAACCCAGCTTAGACAAAGTAAAACTTGAAACCCTGCTGGGTACGAAAACATCTGCTGCAAGCTCAGCAAATTTCAGTATTGGGCAAGTAATAGGACGAGATTACAAAATTGTCAGGGTAACGCCCGATTTGGTTGAGCTTAAAAAGCCCAACGATAATTTACTGCCTTTTGCCATGAGCATGCTTGATGAGTTAGCAACGGCGGTTCGCCAAGGTAAAATAACCGTCGAGGATATTCGAAAGAAAACAGCCATAGAGAAGTTGCCAGGTTCAAATTTGGAACCTTACCTGGTGAATGGTTATCAGAATGTTTTGGCACCCCTTGTTCAGTTCATGCTTTCTGTGAACAGCGAGAAACTGAAGGGCACAGCACCGAATGCGCGAGTTCTGATCATTGATGAAATTAACCGTGGCAACATTTCGCGGATTTTTGGTGAGCTCATCACATTGATTGAGCCCAGCAAGCGAGCCGGAGCAGGTGAAGAGCTTGAAGTCGTTCTTCCGTATTCGAAAAAGCGATTTAAAGTGCCAAGCAACCTCTACATCATTGGCACAATGAACACGGCCGACCGCTCTTTAGCCGGGCTAGATTTAGCGTTGCGCCGCCGTTTTACTTTTGTCGAAATGCCACCCAAGCCGGAACTGTTAGATGGCCTGATGGTTGAAGGTATTGATATTGGACAAATGCTGCGGGTGATGAACCAGCGTATCACGGCACTGCTGGATCGCGATCACTGTATTGGCCATGCTTACTTTATGCCGCTTTTTGATAGCCCAAGCCTGCAACGGCTGGCAGATATATTCTCGCAAAACATCTTGCCGCTGCTGCAGGAGTACTTCTTTGAAGACTGGCAGCGCATTCGGTGGATACTGGCCGACCAGACTAAATCAGTTTCTTTTGCCTTTGTGGTCAACGATGAACAAATCGATGCGCAACAGCTGTTCCCTAGCGTGGCACAATTTAAGCCACGTGAGTGCTGGCGCATAAATACCAGCGCATTTATGCAGGTTGAAGCCTATCAACGTATTTACCAAGCTGAAAAAGAAGTAACGGGGCCGGAAGCCTAA
- a CDS encoding McrC family protein produces MQPVVVREYARLTSAPLAANTLDQAHIPVSAFSWLVKLGQQFKANGLQLLQLDDQQWLRLDNYVGVLESPCGQVIEILPKHRVEGECVGSARMLLRKLILNAMQLKQRETQHTDIERFDAPLPEWLMQQFLTELDHLIKRGLRFDYHRVEEQQRFLRGQLDVVKQLRQPPGREHVFHIRHDVFSADRPENRLLKAALLRVCKTTQDNNNWRLAHELQSMLQELPVSTDFQSDFKFWRTDRLMAHYQAIKPWCEFVLSQHVPLAVQGQWQGISMLFPMERLFESYVAAELGAAAQRMPGIKGEVNTQLASKYLCTHQGKDFFQLKPDLQLKLGAKRWILDTKWKLLDVADREKKYGLSHQDFYQLFAYGQYYLGGEGTLVLIYPAWEKFPSGTRLAEFCFNDQLRLLVLPFDLEDDDAAFNLIVQLQQSNPQPIHRVG; encoded by the coding sequence ATGCAGCCGGTCGTGGTGCGCGAATATGCTCGCCTAACGTCTGCGCCTCTGGCTGCGAATACGCTGGATCAAGCGCACATACCGGTGTCAGCCTTTAGCTGGTTGGTAAAGCTGGGCCAGCAATTTAAAGCCAACGGTTTGCAATTGTTGCAGCTTGATGATCAGCAGTGGCTGCGGCTGGATAACTATGTTGGTGTGCTGGAATCGCCCTGCGGCCAGGTAATTGAGATATTGCCTAAGCACAGGGTTGAGGGCGAATGTGTTGGTAGCGCCCGTATGTTGCTGCGTAAGCTTATTTTAAATGCCATGCAGCTTAAGCAACGTGAAACACAGCATACCGATATAGAGCGCTTTGATGCGCCCTTGCCTGAATGGTTAATGCAGCAGTTTTTAACCGAGCTGGATCATTTGATAAAGCGTGGTTTGCGTTTTGACTACCACCGGGTAGAAGAGCAACAACGATTTTTGCGTGGCCAGTTAGATGTAGTAAAGCAGTTGCGCCAACCGCCTGGGCGCGAGCATGTGTTTCATATCCGCCATGATGTATTTTCCGCCGACCGGCCAGAAAACCGGTTGCTTAAAGCGGCACTGCTGCGCGTATGCAAAACTACGCAAGATAACAACAACTGGCGTTTAGCGCATGAACTGCAAAGCATGCTGCAAGAATTGCCGGTATCAACGGATTTTCAAAGTGATTTTAAGTTCTGGCGCACTGATCGCTTGATGGCGCATTATCAGGCGATCAAGCCTTGGTGCGAGTTTGTGCTTAGCCAGCATGTGCCCCTTGCAGTGCAAGGGCAGTGGCAGGGCATTAGCATGCTGTTCCCGATGGAGCGCTTATTTGAAAGCTATGTTGCCGCTGAACTTGGTGCAGCGGCCCAGCGCATGCCGGGTATCAAAGGCGAAGTGAATACCCAGCTAGCCAGCAAGTATTTATGTACACACCAAGGCAAAGACTTTTTTCAGTTAAAGCCAGACTTGCAACTTAAGTTGGGTGCAAAGCGTTGGATCTTGGATACCAAGTGGAAGTTACTTGATGTCGCGGATCGGGAAAAAAAGTATGGGTTAAGCCACCAGGATTTTTATCAGCTTTTTGCCTATGGTCAATATTATCTGGGCGGTGAGGGCACGCTGGTACTGATTTATCCCGCATGGGAAAAGTTTCCGAGTGGTACTCGTTTGGCAGAATTTTGTTTTAATGATCAACTCAGGCTTTTGGTACTGCCTTTTGATCTTGAAGACGACGATGCAGCGTTCAATTTGATTGTGCAGCTGCAGCAGAGTAACCCGCAGCCGATACATCGAGTAGGCTGA